From the genome of Candidatus Obscuribacterales bacterium:
GAACCCCGTTGGCAGCGCCTCCCTCGACCAGAGCTACAGCTAGGAGGACCATGGCCATGGATATCGGTGGGATTGGTAGGAGCGATCGTAGCGGTCACCACAGTCCATGGGTATCCACACCTGCTGCTACCGCCTCCCCTCCCCCCGGCAAGGGTGACCACGGCGCAAATGCAGGATATATCCTATGTTCATCCCATTGATGTAGGCGTTGATCTGTGCTGGGATGCTCCCAACCCCTGTGCCCTGGGGCCATTGGAAGAGGAGGTGCGGTTACGCCAGCCCGATCGCGGTCTGGCAGGCGGTTTTGAGCGTGTCCTCCCCAACGAATGATGGATGATCTAAGATAGGCGGAGGGTTGTGGTATGAGATATTCTCGTTGCTCAACCCTCCCATACCCTATCGGATTCAGAAACTGCCCTATGACTGTCATGTCTACTCTAAAGAAGCCATTGCTAGCGATCGCCCTTGTTGCTAGCGTTGCTGTCGTTGGCTGCGCCAATCAAGCCAGTGCTCCATCTGGCGAGGGACAGCCAGCCGACAGCGCTGTTGATAGCGCTGCTAATAGCGCTGCCGATTCAGAATCCGACAATAGTGCAGCTCATGCGATGACCTTGGGGCCTAAGGATAGAAACTTCGATCTACGGTTTATTGACAGCATGATTCCTCATCATCGGGGCGCTGTCGTGATGGCACGAGAAGCCTTAGAAAAGTCCGAACGTCCTGAGATTCAAACCCTAGCCCAGAGCATCCTTGATACCCAGCGGAAAGAAATACGTCAGCTTCTTAGCTGGCGCGAAAGATGGTATCCCGATGCGGGTGAGGAAGCCATGATGTGGGATGAAGAGATGGGCCACGACATGGCAATGACGAGACAAATGGAAAGCCGCATGAGGATGGTTGCCGATTTGGGTGAAGCGGATGATGAATTTGATCTCCGTTTCCTAAACGCGATGATTCCTCACCATGAGGGAGCGTTGGTGATGGCGCAGGAGGCCTTGGAAAAGAGCAATCGCTCTCGCATCCAGGAAATGGCGCAGGAAATTCTCACGACTCAACAAGCGGAAATTGATCAGATGGAGCAGTGGCAGCAAGAGTGGTACGGCGGCTCATAATCTAACTCAAGGGGCGTTGCTGCATACAAGGATGAAGTCCTAAATCCGTCCTCTCCCCAACTCTTCTCCCCAGGAAGAAGGGTTGGGGATGAGGGCAAATCATCGATCGATTCAGCAACGCCATTCAATGAGTAGGGCGGGCCATGGCCCGCCCTA
Proteins encoded in this window:
- a CDS encoding DUF305 domain-containing protein, yielding MSTLKKPLLAIALVASVAVVGCANQASAPSGEGQPADSAVDSAANSAADSESDNSAAHAMTLGPKDRNFDLRFIDSMIPHHRGAVVMAREALEKSERPEIQTLAQSILDTQRKEIRQLLSWRERWYPDAGEEAMMWDEEMGHDMAMTRQMESRMRMVADLGEADDEFDLRFLNAMIPHHEGALVMAQEALEKSNRSRIQEMAQEILTTQQAEIDQMEQWQQEWYGGS